The following proteins are co-located in the Apium graveolens cultivar Ventura chromosome 5, ASM990537v1, whole genome shotgun sequence genome:
- the LOC141660906 gene encoding uncharacterized protein LOC141660906 yields the protein MKVNIDEHVIAEFSWFSCGLILKDDEGKFIRARTPMFAGVVPVIEAEAIEALEVTRWINSLGMHNVDIESDSLNTVQALNSALENYLEVGVIFQECRRLLDERRDILVSFVRKQANKVAHLVARVPCEVNCFIDIMTPPQSVLEHLVSESLMN from the coding sequence ATGAAGGTTAATATTGATGAACATGTGATTGCAGAATTTTCATGGTTCTCATGTGGTTTAATTCTTAAGGACGATGAAGGTAAGTTCATCAGGGCAAGAACTCCCATGTTTGCAGGTGTAGTTCCGGTAATAGAAGCAGAAGCCATTGAAGCGTTGGAAGTAACCAGGTGGATTAATTCATTGGGCATGCATAATGTGGATATTGAGAGTGATTCACTAAACACAGTCCAAGCTCTTAATAGTGCATTAGAGAATTACTTGGAGGTTGGTGTGATATTTCAAGAATGTCGTAGATTATTGGATGAACGTAGAGACATTTTGGTTTCTTTTGTTAGAAAGCAAGCAAACAAGGTAGCTCATTTAGTTGCTAGAGTACCTTGTGAAGTTAATTGCTTTATTGATATTATGACTCCTCCACAGTCTGTGTTGGAGCACCTTGTTAGTGAGAGTTTGATGAATTAA